The following coding sequences are from one Panicum hallii strain FIL2 chromosome 5, PHallii_v3.1, whole genome shotgun sequence window:
- the LOC112891701 gene encoding WUSCHEL-related homeobox 5-like, whose amino-acid sequence MEAPQQGGGGALGLEGPGGAGAPLSPPLSPASAAAAALANSRWNPTKEQVAVLEGLYEHGLRTPSAEQIKQITARLREHGHIEGKNVFYWFQNHKARQRQKQKQDSFAYFTRLLRRPPPLPVLVSPPGPPYPHGRLPVPAAPAMTMAPSPAAAAAAAAAACNTSNGGTHVMYRAPFYMAAPQAPAANAAYYHTVQEQQQQQPWPVMYPRMAVAQDKMIPAAAMQHQQPPSHPGGAAYQAAAAPGNAPLHVVHLPAADAGGPSRETLQLFPLQPTFLLPDKGRPPTAAGTPASTASASFSGESESPGSPDSNGDAPAVPFYDFFGLQSGGR is encoded by the exons ATGGAGGCGCCAcagcaaggcggcggcggcgccctcgGCCTGGAGGGccccggcggcgcgggcgcgccgctctcgccgccgctgtccccggcctccgccgcggcggcggcgctggcgaacTCGAGGTGGAACCCGACCAAGGAGCAGGTGGCGGTGCTGGAGGGGCTGTACGAGCACGGCCTGCGCACCCCCAGCGCGGAGCAGATCAAGCAGATCACGGCCCGGCTGCGGGAGCACGGCCACATCGAGGGCAAGAACGTCTTCTACTGGTTCCAGAACCACAAGGCCCGCCAGCGCCAGAAGCAGAAGCAGGACAGCTTCGCCTACTTCACCaggctcctccgccgcccgccgccgctgcccgttCTCGTCAGCCCCCCCGGCCCGCCGTACCCTCACGGCCGCCTCCCCGTCCCGGCCGCGCCGGCGATGACGATGGCCCCCTcacccgcggccgccgccgccgccgccgccgctgcatgCAACACCAGCAACGGTGGCACGCATG TGATGTACAGGGCTCCATTCTACATGGCAGCTCCGCAGGCGCCCGCGGCGAACGCTGCCTACTACCACACGgtgcaggagcagcagcagcagcagccgtggCCAGTCATGTACCCGAGGATGGCGGTCGCCCAGGACAAGATGATCCCTGCCGCGGCGATGCAGCACCAGCAGCCGCCGAGCCACCCGGGCGGCGCCGCGTACCAGGCCGCCGCGGCACCGGGCAACGCCCCGCTGCACGTGGTCCACCTCCCGGCGGCGGACGCCGGGGGCCCCAGCCGCGAGACGCTGCAGCTGTTCCCGCTGCAGCCCACCTTCCTGCTGCCCGACAAAGGGCgcccccccaccgccgccggcacGCCGGCGTCGACGGCGTCCGCTTCGTTCTCGGGGGAGTCCGAGAGCCCGGGGAGCCCGGACTCGAACGGCGACGCGCCCGCGGTGCCCTTCTACGACTTCTTCGGCCTCCAGTCCGGAGGCCGCTGA